A window from Rhineura floridana isolate rRhiFlo1 chromosome 17, rRhiFlo1.hap2, whole genome shotgun sequence encodes these proteins:
- the ELFN1 gene encoding protein ELFN1, whose product MAGHRWAVTSALCTCVAAISLLYVGEVQADCWLIEGEKGFVWLAICSQNQPPYESIPQQINSTILDLRLNDNKIKSVQFSSLSRFSNLTYLNLTKNEISYIEDGAFSGQYNLQVLQLGYNRLRNLTEGILRGLGKLEYLYLQANLIETVTPNAFGECLNIVNIDLSMNRIQRLDSNTFRGLNKLSVCELYSNPFYCSCELLGFLQWLEGFTNMTRTYDRMQCDSPPDYSGYYLLGQGRSGYRNALGMLSSLCTGGPYTMPPYLIPPKNPVTTAVAESPCPEEECFSGDGTTPQASLHTPVIDPGLFPTMKVKQLTHNSAVLSVQIPVPFSKMYTLAQFENGRYNVLTKLLKKKEDITLTDLGPNEDYTYCVMSSNRVSRYNYTCLTINLNKHNKEEPIPSPSTATHYIMTILGCLFGMVIVLGVVYYCLRKRRQQEEKHKKAAVNMKKTIIELKYGPEMETTGISQLSQGQMLGGETLTRIPYLPSVGEVEQYKLIDSSETPKATKGNYMEVRTGEQPERRDCELPMPPDSQSSVAEISTITKEVDKVNQIINNCIDALKSESTSFQGVKSGAVSTAEPQLVLLSEQIPSKHSFLAPVYKESYNHPLQRHHSMEAPPKRCSTSSSGSIRSPRSFRSEGSGHKSEAKYIEKTSPTTDTILTVTPAAAILRAEAEKIRQYSEHRHSYPGSHQGEQHESMGGRKPSILEPLTRPRPRDLAYSQLSPQYHNLSYTSSPEYTCKPSHSIWERFKLNRKRHKDEEEYMAAGHALRKKVQFAKDEDLHDILDYWKGVSAQHKS is encoded by the coding sequence ATGGCAGGCCATCGGTGGGCCGTGACATCAGCACTGTGCACGTGtgtggcagccatctctctcctGTACGTGGGCGAGGTGCAGGCTGACTGCTGGCTGATCGAGGGCGAGAAGGGCTTTGTGTGGCTGGCCATCTGCAGCCAGAACCAACCCCCTTACGAGTCCATCCCTCAGCAGATCAACAGCACCATTTTGGACTTGAGGCTGAACGACAACAAGATCAAGAGCGTGCAGTTCTCTTCCCTCAGCCGTTTCAGTAACCTCACATACCTCAACTTGACCAAGAACGAGATCTCCTACATCGAGGATGGTGCCTTCTCTGGACAGTACAACTTGCAAGTGCTGCAGCTCGGTTACAACCGCCTGAGGAACCTGACGGAGGGAATTCTCCGGGGCCTGGGCAAGCTGGAGTACCTCTACCTCCAGGCAAACCTCATCGAGACTGTCACCCCCAACGCCTTCGGGGAGTGCCTCAACATAGTGAACATTGACTTGTCCATGAACCGGATCCAGAGGCTGGACAGCAACACCTTCAGGGGCCTGAACAAACTCTCGGTTTGCGAACTCTACAGCAACCCCTTCTATTGCTCCTGTGAGCTCCTAGGCTTCCTTCAGTGGCTTGAGGGCTTCACCAACATGACACGCACTTATGACCGCATGCAGTGTGACTCACCGCCAGATTACTCTGGCTACTACCTTTTAGGCCAAGGCCGGAGTGGATACCGCAACGCCCTGGGCATGCTCTCTTCCCTCTGCACCGGCGGCCCCTACACCATGCCACCTTATTTAATCCCGCCTAAGAACCCAGTGACCACAGCTGTTGCTGAGAGCCCATGCCCTGAAGAGGAGTGCTTCTCCGGAGACGGCACCACACCGCAGGCCTCGCTGCACACCCCTGTGATTGATCCGGGTCTGTTCCCTACCATGAAAGTGAAGCAGCTGACCCACAACTCCGCTGTCCTGAGTGTGCAGATCCCGGTGCCCTTCAGCAAGATGTACACTTTGGCACAGTTTGAGAATGGCCGCTACAATGTCCTCACCAAGCTCTTGAAGAAGAAGGAAGACATCACGCTGACGGACTTGGGCCCAAACGAAGACTACACCTATTGCGTGATGTCCTCCAACCGTGTCTCAAGGTACAATTATACTTGCCTCACCATCAACCTCAACAAGCATAACAAGGAAGAGCCAATACCCAGCCCCTCGACTGCCACTCACTACATCATGACGATCTTGGGCTGCCTATTTGGCATGGTCATTGTCCTAGGGGTGGTGTACTACTGTCTCCGGAAGAGGCGCCAGCAGGAAGAGAAGCACAAGAAAGCTGCCGTCAACATGAAGAAGACCATCATTGAGCTGAAATACGGGCCAGAGATGGAGACAACTGGCATCTCTCAGCTGTCTCAAGGTCAGATGCTGGGTGGTGAGACTTTGACCCGCATCCCATACCTTCCCTCTGTGGGAGAGGTTGAGCAGTACAAGCTGATTGACAGCAGTGAGACCCCCAAGGCCACAAAGGGAAACTACATGGAAGTGCGGACAGGCGAGCAGCCCGAGAGGAGGGACTGTGAGCTCCCCATGCCACCAGACAGCCAGAGCTCCGTGGCAGAGATCTCCACCATCACAAAAGAGGTGGACAAGGTGAACCAGATCATCAACAACTGCATTGATGCCTTGAAATCAGAATCCACCTCCTTCCAGGGGGTGAAATCGGGGGCGGTGTCCACTGCCGAACCTCAGCTGGTGCTCTTATCTGAACAGATACCCAGCAAACACAGCTTCCTAGCTCCGGTCTACAAGGAGAGTTACAACCACCCACTGCAGAGGCACCACAGCATGGAGGCCCCCCCCAAACGTTGCAGCACTTCTTCCAGTGGCTCCATACGGAGCCCCCGATCCTTCCGCTCCGAGGGCTCCGGCCACAAATCAGAAGCCAAATATATTGAAAAGACGTCTCCAACCACAGACACCATTCTCACTGTGACACCAGCGGCTGCAATCTTACGGGCCGAGGCAGAGAAGATCCGGCAGTATAGCGAGCACCGGCACTCTTACCCAGGGTCCCATCAGGGAGAGCAGCATGAGAGCATGGGCGGGCGCAAGCCCTCCATCTTGGAACCTTTGACCAGGCCCCGCCCTAGAGACTTGGCCTACTCTCAGCTTTCCCCCCAGTACCACAACCTGAGCTACACCTCCAGCCCAGAGTACACATGCAAACCGTCTCACAGCATCTGGGAGCGTTTCAAACTGAACCGAAAGCGCCACAAAGATGAGGAGGAGTACATGGCAGCCGGCCACGCCCTGCGCAAAAAGGTCCAGTTTGCCAAAGACGAGGACCTTCATGACATCTTAGACTACTGGAAAGGGGTGTCTGCCCAGCACAAGTCCTGA